DNA sequence from the Acinonyx jubatus isolate Ajub_Pintada_27869175 chromosome A3, VMU_Ajub_asm_v1.0, whole genome shotgun sequence genome:
taaaaatcacgAACGCCTCTCGAGCACTTCCCTCTGCCAGGTACTTTATGAGCATGTGCTCGTTTGATTCTTGCAATTCtgtgctgttatttttttctacctcacAAAGGGAAACTGAATGCAGGAGAGGTTTAGTGACTTGGGCCAGGTCACCCAGAGCAGGAATTCCGATCCAGGGGGTCTGACCCAGACTTTgtgctccctctttttcttctcttggtaaaatgtatataacataaagTCTCACATCTTAACCATTTGTTAAGGGttcagttcagtggcattaagtctGTTCTTACTGTGGTGCAACCATGGTgattctctttaaaaagttttcctaaCCGTCATACTGTTTTCACAGCAGTTACACTggtgtattgtattgtattgtattgtattatatttattttactttgttttattttgttttattttttgcaccattttatattcccaccaacagtgttcaagggttccagtttcttcacatcctcaccaacatttgttattttctgtttttgggtttttttgttttttggttttttggttttttttgtttgcttctatgTTTTGATATTGTCATCTTAATGGATGTGACATGttatgtcattgtagttttgacttacatttcccaAATGAttcatgatattgagcatcttgtCATTTGCCTATCAGTCCTTTGTAcactttctttgaagaaatgtctgtccGACTCTGCATGCTTGAATTTGCAAACTTTGAGAAAAGTGGGGGTCAACGTTCGGGGTGATGAAGTCCTCACCCAGGAGCTGGGCACCGGAGTATCACATTTTGGTGGCATTTGTCACGCACAGGTTGGGAGAGGGGCACTGTTACAAGTCCTATTTTAcggctggggaaactgaggcacgggaaTGTCGATTACCTTACCCAGGAGCTCAGTGCTACTCCGGGgaagttgggatttgaaccctggcagGCTGGATGCAGAGTCTGTGCTATAAAGGTGGCCCTAGGGCTGGAGCGGGGAAGGGCACTAGGAGCAGACCCCAGCCGTGCAAAAGTTTGGATGTGATGTCTTTGGAGGAAGAACGGGGCTCATCTGAAGTGGCCAGAGCCCAGCTTGAAGGGGGAGGCTGGAcgggagggggagagatgggggaagCCCTGGGGTGAGGCAAGAGGTTTGGAGGAGGCTTGGTGGTGAAGGGCCTTTGTCTCTGAGGTGGCCCGGTTTCCAGTCCTGCCACTTAGTCAATGGTGTGCCGTGTGCACACCTGTATGCTTGGTCCCGGGAGAggatgaaaatacagaaataggaAACGAGTGATCAGTAAGTGAATATCTAAAACGACAGGGTGGGATGAATGCGTGGAAGGGAACAGATAGATGAGAGAGTTGGCAGGAGCCTCAGGGTGGTCAGGGAGGCCTCTTTGAGAAGGTGGGACCTGAAGAAGGTGAGCTAAGAGGTTTGAAGCAGAGGACAAATGGTGCAGAGTCCGTGAGGCGAGAAAGACCTTAGGGTGTTCAAGACGAGCAGAGAGCGGTGTGTAGCTGCAGCAGAAAAGGCCGGAgctgaggtgggaggggagggcgggaCCCCGATCCTGGAAGGCCTGAGTGCCAAGTTAGAGAGTCTGGGTTTTACTCTCAGGTGATGGGGAGCCATAAGCGGGCCTAGGCCGAGCAGTGATGAGATCTGATGTCTGTTGGGAAAACATTGCCATattgccattttttaatgtttatttttgagagagagagagagagagagagagagacagagtgtgagcaggggaggagcagagagagagagagagagaggaagacacagaatctgaagcaggctccaggctctgagctgtcagcactgagcctcacgtgggactcgaacccatgagattgtgacctgagccaaagttgggatgTGAGTGACTGAATCCCAACGCtgaagattctgtctcctccccttccctccactccccCAGCCCTGTtcctggcttcaaatcccagattcagatcctggctctgccacttaccagctgtgtgacctctggcaaGTGGccccacctctctgtgcctcagttttctcaactgtaaaaggAGCATAATAGGAGTACCTCAGGGCgagtgtgaggattaaatgagtcaacaGATACAAAGAGCTCAGAACAGTGTCAGGTACAAAGAAACCACTCAGAACATTTCTTATTATATTATGAAAATTGttactggttttgtttgtttgtttgtttgtttgtttttcttttatgacgGTTATTGCCTAACGGAGCCCTCCCCCTTCATCCTTCCCACCCTCAGTAGAGGGCCAGGCAGGGACCCAGCAGGAAATTGTGGGGAACCATGGTCTTTAGGCTGGCCTCCCTCATTCCCCTAAAATCAGGCTCCAGGGCCTGGAGGAGGCCTCAGAGCTGACTCACTTCCAGGGGGAGGACAGTTGTTTTCTGAATCATTTCCTGTCCCCTCATAGCCCTCTGCCCCAAACTGGGTGCAGCCCCCACTTGGCACAGACAATGAAAAACTGGGCCCCCTTTGACTTCCCGAGGACTCAgggccttctctgggcctcaggatCCCAGTGCAACTGGCCTCATCAAATGTGCCCACCTGAAGTGACCTACTAGGGCTTGGCTTGGCCGTGGAGACAATCACCTCCCTCCCAAGGATTCCTTCCagcagtctcctcatctgtaaaatgggcattaaGTAGTacctccctggggtgggggtgggggttgtccAGAGATTTACATAAGTATAGTGCCTGGGACTCCAACACCCTAGTTATTCTTATTACCATTGTTGCCGTTGCCACTAATATTTACAGCATACATGAAACTTCTACAGGCCCTCTCAGACCTAAGAACTCACACTGACCTGGCCTGGAAGGTGAGACTCTCCTCACTTGGCAAATGGAGGGCCAGAGGGGTCCAGCAACCTGCTCAGGGACACAACAGGTAGAACGGGGTGACATGAAGGCTTGGTCCGGAGGGAAAGTGCCCAAGTCGGACTCCTCggggtgactttgggcaactaGCTCAGCCTGTCCCAGCCTCGGTATTCCATTagtcaaatggggataataatagagTTCACCTCACAGGGGTTGTTGGGAAGATTAACATGGATTGATTAATACCAGGAACAGCACTTTCTCGTGCCTGGCACAGTCAACGTTAACTGGCGGTCAttgaggccgggggggggggggggggcggtgaaggggggtgggggacgccGTTTTTCCACCTCCCACGATGGGTGCGCTGGCCCGCGTGGCCACGGGGACTGCGGGTGGCAGATGTGCGGATGTGGCCAGTGTAGCTGTGGGTTGGGCGGCCCCGGCTCGCGGAAGAGCTCCCTGGGATAGGTCCGGGCGCCAAGCCCGCAGCCAGCGCGCCTGGGCTCAGGTTCCGGCCCCCGCCTGGCTTTCGTTCTTTCCTTTCGGGTACTACCTGGGCCGGCGGGTTCACCTGCCCGAGGCAGGCCGCCGGAAGTTGCGCAAACGCGTGCTACTTGAGCCCTAGGTGGGCCGGGCCGGGGGGAGCGCTCTGTAGCGGGGCGCGCTCGCAGCAAGGTATGTGCGGGTCCgggcgggctggggggggggggggggcggggggtggcgaTCGGGGCCCGAGTGGGGGGGGCCTTCCTGGGAAggtggggatggggcgggggctCACCTTCCCGCCTGGACGGGACCTCACTTAAGAGCCAGGTCGACCCGGGCTCAGAGAGGGGCGGTGAGCGGCCAGAGTCACACAGCGCACCGCCTGGCTCGCGGCCTCCTCCGTCGCTGGGAGTCTCCGAGTGTCCCGAAGCGGGGCAGGGCGGAAGCCAGACCGAGGATCCGAGCTCCCCAACCCCCTAAGGCTGACTCTAGGGAAGCCGGTGGGAAGGGGGCGAGGTGAGGCCGCATGCCCCGGGGATGCCCTAAGAGAAGGGCTCACAGCTGGCGCTCTAGGGGCCATTTGTGGGTAGCGTTTGAAACCCGTAGGTGGGGCGTTGACGATGAGAAGAGGCCTCGGAGAGGACGAGTCCCACCTGGGAACTGGGACCCTTGGCTTTAACACTCAGGAGCCACCACACCTCCGTTtgcccacctgtgaaatgggatttGGTCAGATCAGTTTAGGATTAGCCTCTATCACGTGCCTCCTTTGTCTGAGGCTCCGGCGCCTCTGGAGCTGCTGAGAGACCCCTGCCGGGGGGGGCGGTCTGCGGAGCTGGGTCGTCAGAATCATCATAAAAACCTCGAGCCCCGTTTTTGGAACGCGGCCTTGCGGCCAGGCGCTGGGAGAGTCCTCGACCTGTTTTATCTCTCCATCCTCGCGGAGACCTGGAGGCTCAGGTCTATTTTTAACCGCGTTTCAGATAAGGAACCGGAGTGTGTAAGAGGCGCAGCTGCAGGAGCAGGGGGTGTGCAGCGGACGGGTGGGCGAGCTGGCCAGCGGCCCCCAAGCCGGGCTTGGCTCCTGGCTTGTGTCCGGGCTGCGGGAGGAGCCCCTGCGGCCAGGGGCTCGGTCCGAGGGCGCGGGCCttctgccctggccctgcccatCTGACCTCCGTCTTCCCCCGGTTTCCCAGGATGGTTCCCGGGAGGGAATTGCCGCCGCCAACGGGTCGGACTGGTTTGGTAGGCGGCGGcccgggggtggggcagaggctaGTTACCTCGACCGGGCTCCGCAAGGCTGCCTTTCCTGTCAGACCCTTCCTGCCTGAGGTCCCCTGGGGGTCGGCCCCCAGTGGGGCAGCTTTCCTTTCCCACCTACGCCATCCCTTCTGCCTTGGGAGCAGCTCTGTCTCTGGCCCGACAGCCCCGAAGGTTCTGGTAACTTGCCATGGCTGCCCCGGCCGAGGTCTCAGACTGGGGGCTGGAGGCTAgtatggggtggggagagcagatACGTTTGCAGACCTGTTTGTTTGCTCCATCCacacttacttacttacttacttaattaatttatttattttctttttgagagagtgcgagagaggagagggacacagacagggagagagaaaaaatattttaagtgtttatttattttgagagagagtgagtgggaggagggccagagagtgagaagagagagaatcccaagcaggcaatagtaagtaaacgtaaaaaaaaaaaaaaaaaattataaaaatttttaaaaatgttcattttcagagagagagagagagagagagacagagcacgatcaggggaggggcagagagagggagacacagaatctgaagcaggctccaggctccgagttgtcagcacggagccccatgccgggctccaacccgcgaactgtgagcgCGTGATCTGacccaaagctggacacttaaccgactgagccatccaggtgcccctgagagagagagaaagagagaaagagaatcttaagctggctccatgctcattgaggagcctgaagcaggactcGACCCCATGACcatgattatgacctgagccgaaatcactcaaccgattgagatacccaggtgcccctctccacaCAGGTATTAAAAGTTATTATCGAATATGCTAAGATTTAAGAACCTAGAGTTTTCGTGCACATCTTTCTTCCAGCTTCCTAGCACATTCCATACCTCCCACCTTGGACGCATATGCCTGCAATAGGCTAGATGCATCCCTCTCTAGTTTATCTGAGGTCTGCCCATTCTCATTTGGTCCCCATGGActttttaattcaagaaaaatatattgaacatctattatgtgTGGAAAGCAATATCCTGAAACAGattcagtgaacaaaacagacaaaccacCTTCCCTCATGAAGCTGTATTTTAGGGGCATGGGAAGAACAAAGAGTAAAACTACATAAACATAATAGACGAGTGAATTAGGCTTCATATGAATTTGTGTCTTATTTATCGGCTCTGGGGCCTAGGTTGGTCACTTCTGTAGTCTCACTTTTCCCTGACTGTAAAATCAGATGACAGTGACCCTTCTTACATTGGGGGAATTCCAACTGAATTCCAGGAGGATTCCAGGAGAGGatggtgttatttattttttatttatttatttatttatttatttatttatttattttgggacagagagagacagagcatgaacgggggaggggcagagagagagggagacacagaatcggaaacaggctccaggctccgagccatcagcccagagcctgacgcggggctcgaactcacggaccgcgagatcgtgacctggctgaagtcggacgcttaaccgactgcgccacccaggtgccccgagaggaTGGTGTTAACAAACGTCTAACACACAGGGATGTCTGCCTTCCCACCCCAATCCAGACTCCTCCTGTCATTCTGGGTGGCCACATGGGGCGGTGCAGTATAGCTTTCTGTTATGGACGGAAATGCTCTAATCTGCTTTGTTTACTGTAGTGACCACTAGAGTGGCTGTTgtgtacttgaaatgtggctagtgtgattGAGGAACTGAattgtaagtttttgtttaatttaaatttaaagttaaggTTGACTAGCCGTATGTGGCTAGTGAATTAGACAACATGGGTGTAAATGGTCTGAATGACAAGTCTTCTTGGGGATCATCTGGATTGAAGTCCTCCTCTCTCGTTTTTCAGATGAGAAGTTTCAGGACTTGGTCTGTGGGTTTTCTTCTGGCCCATCTCTGGGAGAGTTAGTGGGGGACACTTTGTGGCTCCAGTCTTTTCTTGGAAAAAGGATCAGGGCTGGCCTGATGCCTGGGACATGAGGCCCTGATGCTTAGGTGATCATGTGGACGCCTGTGCACCCAGGTGTGGGCCCCCTTGCCTCTGGGTGCCCATCCTATGGCTGCTGGCAGATCCAGGGTCTGCTGGATGCTCTTAAGCAGGGTTTTGTGATTGTGGgcatttccagcttctcttggaGCAGCACAGCACAGGGCTGATATTTCTAGCTGACAGGCATCCATGGATCACTGTGAAGTCCATACTGGAAGCTGATGAGTGTCTGGACttcactggggtggggggtggggccttTCTACACTCCTCCCCCGCTGGCTTATTGCTATGCCTGGGGCCTGGCATGTCCAGACGGGTGGATAGCACAGGGCAGCTTCCTGCCTGAGTGGGTAAGGGTAGAAGGTGGGACCAGGTTCCCTGGGGCCAGTCCGGGTGGGGTGTGGGGTTACAGCGCTTTCTCTTGGTCACCCAACCCTAAAACTGCTGTGCCGGCACCTCCCTGGTTGGAAGCAAGGGGCAGAGCCATCGGTTTGCTGGGTTAGCTTAATCAAGTTGGTTGAactccctgagcttcagtttctctgtctgcAAAATGGAGCTGTTAAGAGGACCCGTTGAGAGATTAAGTTGGCTGGGGCCCAGCATatggcctggagcccactttgctTCCTTTAAAGCGAGGCTTGTCCTGTCTTTTCTGCTCAGGCTGCTCCTGTCATTCTTTGGcactttttcctctttgcctcAGGAGGGGCTGGTCTCCTGAGAAGGAGGCTGGGGTGTGGGCGGAGTCACAGGCCCTCAGTGGTGGCTTTCTGTCTTCTGATTGGCTCCCTGTGAACCAGGGGCGTGGCTATTACCTTTTAATAGGGAACGCGTCTTCAGCCCATTTCGGTCTTTGCTGAGCCTTTGTCTGAGCGCGCTcagcctctgtctctcctcccctgcaGCCGTTGCCGGCGTCCAGCTGCCAACTTTCTGCCTGGATCTGGCTCCTCATTTCTCCGGCCTTCCCAGACCAAAGCCCTCAGGGTATGTAACAGCCATGCCTGTGGACACACTGACTCCGGGAGCCCGGGACACCCCTGCCCTACCTTTCCGCCTGCGGACCAAAGTCCCCGGCTACCTGCTACGGCGGCCAGCAGATGGTGGAGCCCGGAAACCCAGTGCTGTGGAGCGCCTGGAGGCTGACAAGGCCAAGTACGTCAAGAGCCTGCATGTGGCCAACACCCGCCAGGAACCTGTGCAGCCCCTGCTGTCCAAACAGCCACTCTTCAGCCCTGGGACTCGCCGCACGGTGCTCACGCCTAGCCGCCGAGTCCTGCCTGGCCCTGGCCGCCGGCCCCAGCTGGACTTGGACATCCTTAGCAGCCTTATCGACTTGTGTGATAGTCCCGCGTCCCCTGCCGAGGCCGGCCGTACCCCTGGACGGACAGAGGGagcccaccaggcgcccccagccacccccccacGCCCACCGCCCAGTACAGCTGCGGTTCGCCGAGTGGATGTCCGTCCCCTGCCTGCCTcacctgcccagccctgcccatcGCCAGGCACTACCACTGCCTCCAGCCCGGCCCGCCCCCCGGGTTTGCAGCGCTCCAAGTCGGATTTGAGTGAGCGTTTCTCGCGGGCAGCGGCCGACCTTGAGCGATTTTTTAACTTCTGCGGCCTGGACCCGGAGGAGGCAAGGGGGCTGGGAGTGGCCCACCTGGCGCGGGCTAGCTCAGACATCGTGTCCCTGGCCGGGCCCAGCGCTGGGCCCGGCAGCTCTGAGGGGGACTGCTCCCGCCGCAGCTCTGCCACTGTTGAGGAGCGGGCGCGGGAGCGGGAGCGCGTCCCCTATGGCGTGTCGGTGGTAGAGCGTAACGCCCGCGTGATCAAGTGGCTGTACGGGTTGCGGCAAGCGCGCGATACCCCAGCAGCTGAGGGCTAGGCTTCCACGGGACGCCGCATTTGCCACAGACAGATCTTAGAGAGGCAACTGGCCCCTTGACCTCTTCTGCATCCATTCGCGGGCTTGGGGCAGACCGGAGGCGGCTGCCTTGTGTGAACTTGGTGTGGAGGCGGAGCCTCAGAGGCGGGACCAGCATCCACCTGGCAAGGACTGACTCTGGAGAGAGTTGCCCCCTGACCTTGGGCCACCCTCTGCCCTTCACATGTAGAGGTTTTGACATGAGTCCTACTTGGCTCTTATTGTGGGTTTGGATTTGGGGCACTTAGCCTTCTCTACCGAGAGTGAGGGGCCAAAGGATCTTACTAGGCCTAGCggttctgtttccttcttccttggtCTCTGACGTTTGctgacttcctcttcctctcccagggGGCCCTGGTTCCCTGGGAACTTActctgggtgggggcagggccttgGCAGCCTGGCCTAGGTGGGTAGACTACAGGAGGGACTGATAGAGTCTGTACTGctctgactccccccccccccccctttggttAATAAACACAAATGCTTGTTTTTCAAAGGCTGGGTCATCAGACTCTTCTGTGTTCACAGGGAGAAGGGGTGGGAGAGGTCTTGGGGTGGGGCCTTCAGAACTTAGTAATTGTTCACCCCAGGATCTGGTGGGGGCATGAGGTCAGTGGTTGGTCTGGCCTAAGACTTGCCCCACAGGGGATCCTCATAACCCCTCTGGGTAGCTTCTGGGCCTCTTTCACGGAGGAGGACACTGGGTCTGGCCACAGAGTGAGTCTGGATAGAGCCGGGACAGGTTTTTTCCCCTGCACCAGGAAAGTGGGGGACCTTCAGGGAAAAGGCTGATGGGTACAGGGATCCTTCCCTATCCCTGCCCTGTTCCCAAGGGAGCAGGAAGCTCAAAGAATGCAAACTCTGAACTTAAGGTGACACAGGCTGTAGATTGGGGTTTGGAAGTAGGAGTTCTCAGAGGAAGACGGACTTGGGGTGGACAGCACAAAACAAGTGGCCTCGCCTCCAATTCTGGGTGACCGTGGACAAGCCAgtctccctctctgggcttcagtggGAGAATGGGACAAGTCctcagggggctgggggaaggggaaggatgcGGCTTTGAGGTCTCagttccttcctgtctccctccggGCTAGTTCCCCGTTGGGAGCCTCCACTTGGCTGGTGATACAGCCAGGGCCGGGCACACAAAGGGTGAAAGCCTGGgtggcctctgcccacccccggggtgggagtggggaagggctgGGTGGTGTTTCCTCTCCTGCAGGCCGTGTTGGCTGCAGCACTCAGAAACAGGAAGCTCAAATGGGGGCCCTGGTGACAGGTTTgatgtaagttttattttaagcataaaGAGGAGATTTCCGTTGGGCTGTTGACAAACATCCAGGTCAGCCCagctgtttgtctgtctgtctgtctgatcGTCTACAATCAGCCCCAGGGAATTGGGTtggacctgggtggttcagggaAACAAGGGGAAACTGGGTTATGGAAGAGAGCGGCCAAGCTCATGAGAATGGAGTCTGCCTCCTTGTGATACAgacgaggagactgaggcaccGGGAGGACTATAACCTGCCTGCAGGCACCTAGCAGGTCTGACAATGCAGGAGTTGA
Encoded proteins:
- the FAM110A gene encoding protein FAM110A, whose amino-acid sequence is MPVDTLTPGARDTPALPFRLRTKVPGYLLRRPADGGARKPSAVERLEADKAKYVKSLHVANTRQEPVQPLLSKQPLFSPGTRRTVLTPSRRVLPGPGRRPQLDLDILSSLIDLCDSPASPAEAGRTPGRTEGAHQAPPATPPRPPPSTAAVRRVDVRPLPASPAQPCPSPGTTTASSPARPPGLQRSKSDLSERFSRAAADLERFFNFCGLDPEEARGLGVAHLARASSDIVSLAGPSAGPGSSEGDCSRRSSATVEERARERERVPYGVSVVERNARVIKWLYGLRQARDTPAAEG